From bacterium:
ACCGCAAACGAATACGATAACGTTGTAACACTTGATGCTGATGGACAGCACCCCCCGGAATCCATTCCCGATTTATTGCAGAAGCAGCGACAAACCAATGCCGACATTGTAATCGGGAATCGTCTGAGAAACTCGCTTCAAGGGATGCCGTGGGATCGTCGGTTCTCGAATACGATCTCGACAAAGCTGTTAGAATGGCTGTTTGGAGTGAAGCTATACGATGTGCAATCTGGGTTCCGGCTCATCAAGCTTGCCCGTTGGAACGATTTGCAATGCGACAGCGACGGTTTTGAATTTGAACCACAACTCTTGTTACAAGCGGCGAAACATCACTGGAAGATCGAGCAGCAATCGATACCGATTCTCTATGATAATCAATCAAGCCACATCCATCGCCTGCGTGACACGATTCGCTTCCTCAAGATGGTCTGGAGGGAGTGGTTACATCGGTAGTTGTACCTACATTCCCCAGCCAAAAAACTCTCCATGACTTAGATCAAAGATTATCGTTTTACCCGCGCCAAAGGAACACTGGGAAGTTGATACCGCTTGAATTTGAGTAATCGGATTCCCGCCGATAGTTGTGTAGTTCCATTCATTGTGAAGAAGAGTTTGGTCTAAGTATCCATGTTGAGTTAACTCGTTTAGCGAATAAGGATCGAACACGTTCGCAACTTGATAACGACCAATTGCATTCAAGATTTCTCGGATATCCAATACACAATGC
This genomic window contains:
- a CDS encoding glycosyltransferase family 2 protein, with product MKLAIVIPAFNPVPLALHNVVASCRLVAPEAELLIVDDGSFPAIASELPFPITIVRHDINRGKGAALRTAFDYLTANEYDNVVTLDADGQHPPESIPDLLQKQRQTNADIVIGNRLRNSLQGMPWDRRFSNTISTKLLEWLFGVKLYDVQSGFRLIKLARWNDLQCDSDGFEFEPQLLLQAAKHHWKIEQQSIPILYDNQSSHIHRLRDTIRFLKMVWREWLHR